GCCGACTTGTATGCGGTTCCGGCAGACCTTGCCGAAAGCCGAACGGTCGAGTTGGCACGGCTACTGGACGTGGAACGTTTGCTCGATCGTCGTGCCGGAGAGCTCAGCACGGGACAACGGCAGCGTGTGACGTTAGTCCGCGGTTTGATCCACGACCCACCGGTCATGCTGCTCGACGAACCCACCCGCGGGCTGGACGTGGTCGGGGTACAAACCATCTTCGATTACATTGAAATTCTTCGTGACCGCGGTAAGGCGGTTGCTGTTTGTACGCATCGCCTGGACGAAGCCGAGCGTTTATGTGATCGCTTCGGTTTGTTACATGCCGGGCGACTGAAGTACTGCGGGACCCTCGAGGAACTCAAGCAGCAAACCGGGCACGAATCACTTGTCAACATCTTTGTCGATCTGATCAGGAACTGAACCGCACGTGGCTTTGGATTCATCAAAATTGCCGCCGGAACGATCGGCGGCCCGGCCGCGGTCTCTCGGTACCGGCCGACGTTTGTTGCGTTTGTGCCAGAAGGAGCTTCGCGAAACACTACGGGATCGGCGCACGATCATCACGTTGTTGATGATGCCGCTGTTGGTCTATCCGTTGCTGAGTATGGCCCTCAACCGCTTCTTGCTTTCGGCGGCGCGTGAGGCAGATCAAATCCCGTATGCGATCGGTGTGGCGACCGACGAGGAAGGC
Above is a genomic segment from Roseiconus lacunae containing:
- a CDS encoding ATP-binding cassette domain-containing protein; its protein translation is MLHIESLTKRFDLGDETLTAVDNVSFTIHPGEVFGLLGPNGAGKTTTMRMVLGLLAPDGGWAEVDGLRTSEDPMGVKSRLGFVAASDGVYPWLTVREMLYYFADLYAVPADLAESRTVELARLLDVERLLDRRAGELSTGQRQRVTLVRGLIHDPPVMLLDEPTRGLDVVGVQTIFDYIEILRDRGKAVAVCTHRLDEAERLCDRFGLLHAGRLKYCGTLEELKQQTGHESLVNIFVDLIRN